CCTGAAGGGCCGTGACCGGCATGGGCGGGTTGCCCTGCCGGAACGCGGCGAGGTACCCGGTGACGGTCCCGCCGGCGCGTTCCACCAGTCGCGCCAGCGCCTGCGCCGTCCCGCCGGACGCCACGACGTCCTGCACGATGGCCACCTGCCGGCCGCGCAGGCGTTCGGCGTGCGGGCCGTCCAGCCAGAGGGTTTCGGTGACGCCCAGGGTCATGCTGGGCACCTCCTGGATCAGCGGGGACTGCATGTAGGTGCGGCGTTTCTTGCGGGCGCAGACGTACGGCAGGCCGCTGCGGTCGCTCAGTTCGTGCGTGAGCGGCAGGGCGTTCGTGACGACGGTCAGCAGCACCTCGGTCTGCGGGGGGATCAGGGCGACCATCTCCTGCGCGGCGGCGTTCGTGAAGGCGCTGTCACCGATGAATTCCACCAGTGGCACGCGGCCCAGGTTTCCGGCGCGGACGGTGGGCAGGGTGCGTTCCAGACTGCCGATCCTGACGGTCAGTTCGTTCGGGTTGTTCATGGCCCACACCCTATCCTGCCCGCGTGCGGGGACTTTCAGGTCCGCCCGGCCGGCACGCGCGGTGTCCAGCCCGGCGGAACGCGGGAGCCGGCCAACGGAGCGGGCCGCCGCCCCCACCGGAACGGGAACGGCGGCCCGCGGCGCGGCGACGCTCATACGGACGGCCGCGTGGTCCGTTCACCCCCAGGGACAGCACCGGGTTGCCAAGGTCACGCCCGACAGTTCTCTCTGGTCTCACGCTGCGGAGCAGCTCTCCGGGTCGCATCCGCCCGGATTGAACGGCTTACAAAGCCGTTCAATCAGAGTCCGTATCATACGGATTCCGTTTATTTCGTTGACAGATCGGAACACCACCGATCTGCCAACTCCACGTCCGGAGGGGCGTTTCTCTCCTACTCGCATTCGCTCGGATTGAATGGTCTTTGCAGCCCATTCAATCGGAGTCCGTATCAGTTCTCGAACAGGGGCAGGTGCCCCAGCGCGGTCACTTCCGGGCGTTCCTGTCCCTCGGTGAACACGGCCACGACCGCCGCGACTTCCCCGCCGACCTCCTCGATGATCTGACGGATGGAGTGCAGGGTACCGCCGCTGGACACCACGTCGTCCACGATGGCGACCTTGCGGCCCCGGATCTTCTGCACGTCGAAGCCGTCCAGGACCAGCAGCTGCGGTTTGCCGGTCGTGATGCTGACCACCTCGCGCGCCACCGGGTCCACCATGTACGGCTTCTGCGTCTTGCGGATCACGATGTACGGCTTGCCACTCTCGCGGCTGATGACATGCGCGAGGCTCAGCGCCTTGACTTCCGGCGTGACCAGCACGTCGATATCGGCGGGCAGCAGGCGGGCCAGTTCGGCGCCGGCGGCCTCGGTGACCTCGGTGTCACCCAGCATGTTGAACAGGGCGACGCTGACACCGGGGGCCACGGGAACGATGGGAAGGTCGCGGGTCACGGCGCCCACTTGAACTTTGAACGTGTTCACTCTGAGCAGTGTAGAGCATCGGCCGCTCTCCCCACCCCCGGACCGCCCGGCCGGACCCGCCCGATTCGGCGTTCAGCGCAGCGAAAACAGGGCCGCGGCGGGTGCGCGGAACGCCACCTGCGCCCGGACGGTCACCCTGCGCGGCCGGACGGTGGCCTAGAGTGGAGAGGTGCGCGCCCCTTCCCGGTGGTTCTCTCTGCGGTTTCCACTCACGCCCGGCCGGTGGGGCCGGGGGCGAGCGGCTTTCCTGCGCGGCCTGCTGGCCGGGCTGCTGTGCGGGCTGACCGTGGCCGGGGCCGCGCCGGCCCAGTCGCCTTTCCAGATCGAGCTGCGCCTGCTGGGCCGCCCGCTGACCGCCGGGCAACAGGCGACGGTCCGCGAGGCGGCCCGGCAGGTGTCGGGCCTGATCGCCTCGCCGTTCGTGCCGGTGCGGGTGAACATCCCGGCCGGGGACTGTGACCGGCGGCTGCCGGCCGTGCAGGGCACCGTGCGGAACCTGATCGTGTTCGTGGTCGTCCGGGACCTCGGTGACGACGTGTACGCGACCGGGATGCCCTGCGACCTGCAGGACCGCACGTACCTGCCCATCTACGGGGTGGTGGACCTCAACAGCCGCGGCCTGACGGACCTGCCGCGCGTGGACCTGCTGGACACCATGCTCCATGAGCTGCTGCACGTGCTGGGCGTGGGCACGCTCTGGGAGGCGGACTCCCGCGTGTCCCGCAACGGCGAGACGGATGGACGGTCCTTCATTCGCCGCGACGGGCGCAGCCTGGTGTATACCGCGCCGCGTGCCGTGGCGGCGTACCGGGCGCTGGGGGGGCGGGGCCGCGGGATTCCGCTGGACCCGGACGGCGGCCACTGGGACGGGAGGGCCGTGTGCGCCGAGATTCTGTCCGGCTCGGCGGGGAATTTCACGGGTCGGGTGAATCCGGTCAGTCCGGTCACGCTGGCGGCGCTGGAGGACCTGGGGTACCGGGTCAATCTGCTGGCGGCCAGCCGGTACGCCCTGCCACGGGGCTCCTGCGCCGCGCAGCTGAGGGACGGGTCCGGGCCGCTGTGGGTCCCGACCGGCGGGTTCGCGGGGTGCGCCGCGGCCCGCAGTGCCGGCGCGACCCTGCCCCTGCGGCGGGGTGAGCCGGCGTACCGTCCGGAGCTGGACGGGGACGGCGACGGGCTGGCCTGTGAGGGTGGACGGTAGCGGGACGCCGGGTGACGGGCGTGTGGGGTGGGTGAAGCACCTGTCTGGATAGTTGACTTGTTTTGTCGCCCATAAAGGTTTACCTTTTTTGTCAATGATTGCCTCCGCCCCCACCCACCAGCCGGCCCGCACGGACCTCAGCGCCCTGAAATTCAACCAGCTGACCGTGGTGTTCGTGACGCTGCTGGCCGTGATCCTGACCCTCCCGGCCCTCACGCTGATCCTGGGCGCGGCCATGCTGATCGGCGCCGCGCAGCCCCACCTCTCCCCCATGCGGGCCGCCTACCGCCTGCTCGGCCGCCCGCTGGGCCTGCAGCCCGAGGTCGTGGACGAGGACCCCCGCGCGCATCACTTCGCGCAGGGCGTGGGCGGCACCTTCCTGCTGGCCTCCGCCGCGTTCACCCTGGCTGGCCTGCCGCTCGTGGGGGCGCTGCTGGGCGTCGCCGTGATCGCACTGGCCGTCCTGAACCTCTCCCAGAAGATCTGCGTGGGCTGCATCATGTACTTCCAGTACCGCCGTCTGCGCTACCGCTTCCTCGGCCGCTGACGTCCGGACCGACCAGATCCCACCCGCGCGCCGCGCCGACCAAAAGGACCCACCATGAGCGACATTGAAGCCCTGAAGAAAGAAGTGCCCCCGTTCCAGATCTTCGACCTGATCCCCCAGTACGCCGAGCAGGGCTTCATCGACCCCGAGCGGATCGACCTGCTCAAGTGGGCCGGGGTGTACCCGCAGCGCCCGCAGGAGGACGGCTTCCTGATGATGCGCGTGCGCGTGCCCGCCGCCGAGTTTTCCAGCGCCACCATGCGCGAGGTGGCGAACATCGCCGAGGAGTACGGCCGGGGCTTCCTGGACGTCACGGACCGTCAGGCGTTCCAGTTCCACTGGCTGACCATTCAGGACATTCCCCGGATCTTCGAGCGGCTGGAACCGCTGGGCCTGCACCCCAAGGGAGCGTGCGGCGACACCGTGCGCGCCGTGATCGCCAGCCCCCTGGCCGGCCTGGACGCCCGCGAGATCATCGACGTGCGCCCCCTGGCCCACGCCATGGAAGGCACCCTGACCGGCAATCCCGATTTCCAGGACCTGCCGCGCAAGTTCAAGATGAGCATCACGGCGGTGCCGGAACTCGAAGGCATCCACATGATCAACGACATCGGCTTCCTGGCACACAGGGTGAACGGCGAGGTCGGGTTCGACGTGTGGGTGGGCGGCGGTCTGGGTGCCGTGGCGCACCTGTCCAGGCGCCTGGGCGTGTTCATCCGCCCCGAGGAGGTCGTGGCGGTCGGGCAGGCCATCACCGCCGCGTACCGCGACCACGGCTACCGCCAGAACCGCAAGAAGAGCCGCCTGAAGTTCCTGATCAAGGACCTGGGCGTCGAGAAGTTCCGCGAGATCGTCGAGAACGACTACCTGGGCCGCAGGTTGCAGGACGGCCCCGCCGCGCCCGTCGCGCGGTTCGGCGGGAACGACGTGCTGGGCGTGAACCCGCAGGCGGACGGCCTGAACTACGTGGTCGTGGCGACCACCGTGGGCCGCATCGACCCCACCAAGGCCCGCGTCCTGGCCGATCTGGCCGACCGCTACGGCAAGGGCGTGCTGCGCACCACCGCGTTCCAGAACATGGTGATCCCCCACGTCGCCTCTGAGAACGTCGAGGCCCTGAGCGCCGAGCTGGCCGCCATCGAACTCGCGCCGAAGGCGACCATCCGGGGCACGACCATCGCCTGCACCGGCAACCAGTTCTGCCGCCTCGCGCTGACCGAGACGAAGGCCCGCACCGCCGATCTGGTCGATCACCTCGAACCGCTGACGCTGGCGATGGACGTGCCGTTCACCATCAACCTGACCGGGTGCAGCAACGCCTGCACGCGCTACCAGGTGGCCGACCTGGGCTTCATGGGCGCGAACAAGACCGACAAGGACGGCACCGTCCACGAGGTCTTCAACGTGCACCTGGCCGGGAGCATCGGACAGGCGCAGCGCACCGGCACCAAACTGAAGGGCGCGGTGCCCGCCGAGCAGCTGAACGCGTACGCGGCGGCCGTGCTGGCCGGGTTCCAGGCGAACAAACTGCCGGGCGAGAGCTTCGTGGAGTACGCCGACCGCACCGGGCACGAGCACTTCGCGCCGGACGCCGTGCTGGGCGCGCGTGAGGCGGTCACCGCATGACCGCCTTGGCCGAGCAGCAGGCTGTCGGGACGGGCCGCGTGGTGTGGCTGACCGGCCTGAGCGGCGCGGGCAAGAGCACCCTGGCAAGCGCCCTGCACGAGGAACTGCTGGCGCGTGGCGTGGCCGTCGAACTGCTCGACGGCGACGCGGTGCGCGAGAACCTCAGCAAGGGGCTGGGCTTCTCGAAGGCCGACCGGGACACGAACGTGCGCCGCATCGGCTTCGTGGCGGGCCTGCT
The DNA window shown above is from Deinococcus depolymerans and carries:
- a CDS encoding phosphoribosyltransferase family protein yields the protein MNNPNELTVRIGSLERTLPTVRAGNLGRVPLVEFIGDSAFTNAAAQEMVALIPPQTEVLLTVVTNALPLTHELSDRSGLPYVCARKKRRTYMQSPLIQEVPSMTLGVTETLWLDGPHAERLRGRQVAIVQDVVASGGTAQALARLVERAGGTVTGYLAAFRQGNPPMPVTALQDLPRSL
- a CDS encoding phosphoribosyltransferase family protein — encoded protein: MNTFKVQVGAVTRDLPIVPVAPGVSVALFNMLGDTEVTEAAGAELARLLPADIDVLVTPEVKALSLAHVISRESGKPYIVIRKTQKPYMVDPVAREVVSITTGKPQLLVLDGFDVQKIRGRKVAIVDDVVSSGGTLHSIRQIIEEVGGEVAAVVAVFTEGQERPEVTALGHLPLFEN
- a CDS encoding excalibur calcium-binding domain-containing protein → MRAPSRWFSLRFPLTPGRWGRGRAAFLRGLLAGLLCGLTVAGAAPAQSPFQIELRLLGRPLTAGQQATVREAARQVSGLIASPFVPVRVNIPAGDCDRRLPAVQGTVRNLIVFVVVRDLGDDVYATGMPCDLQDRTYLPIYGVVDLNSRGLTDLPRVDLLDTMLHELLHVLGVGTLWEADSRVSRNGETDGRSFIRRDGRSLVYTAPRAVAAYRALGGRGRGIPLDPDGGHWDGRAVCAEILSGSAGNFTGRVNPVSPVTLAALEDLGYRVNLLAASRYALPRGSCAAQLRDGSGPLWVPTGGFAGCAAARSAGATLPLRRGEPAYRPELDGDGDGLACEGGR
- a CDS encoding nitrite/sulfite reductase, giving the protein MSDIEALKKEVPPFQIFDLIPQYAEQGFIDPERIDLLKWAGVYPQRPQEDGFLMMRVRVPAAEFSSATMREVANIAEEYGRGFLDVTDRQAFQFHWLTIQDIPRIFERLEPLGLHPKGACGDTVRAVIASPLAGLDAREIIDVRPLAHAMEGTLTGNPDFQDLPRKFKMSITAVPELEGIHMINDIGFLAHRVNGEVGFDVWVGGGLGAVAHLSRRLGVFIRPEEVVAVGQAITAAYRDHGYRQNRKKSRLKFLIKDLGVEKFREIVENDYLGRRLQDGPAAPVARFGGNDVLGVNPQADGLNYVVVATTVGRIDPTKARVLADLADRYGKGVLRTTAFQNMVIPHVASENVEALSAELAAIELAPKATIRGTTIACTGNQFCRLALTETKARTADLVDHLEPLTLAMDVPFTINLTGCSNACTRYQVADLGFMGANKTDKDGTVHEVFNVHLAGSIGQAQRTGTKLKGAVPAEQLNAYAAAVLAGFQANKLPGESFVEYADRTGHEHFAPDAVLGAREAVTA
- a CDS encoding DUF4395 domain-containing protein; amino-acid sequence: MIASAPTHQPARTDLSALKFNQLTVVFVTLLAVILTLPALTLILGAAMLIGAAQPHLSPMRAAYRLLGRPLGLQPEVVDEDPRAHHFAQGVGGTFLLASAAFTLAGLPLVGALLGVAVIALAVLNLSQKICVGCIMYFQYRRLRYRFLGR